The proteins below are encoded in one region of Triticum aestivum cultivar Chinese Spring chromosome 1B, IWGSC CS RefSeq v2.1, whole genome shotgun sequence:
- the LOC123079598 gene encoding uncharacterized protein: protein MSNFLSHILNLKRILPARNVGNGYPLSSLFTAQCTKCPDITVPTFRAGLVISSVVRASSFHSPVTTHTRHRKICGVRSWAEQRMDGRRAAPPPASRISGWHAEDESELGEEELGVFTAERYFNGALGAEEALWCDRSSSSFSSAFKTWQHDGSAPTPTAATSSSEASWNSRSALLPNRPAMAVPSPVEGKPDSRTESDQTGRKARSSSSHLRRWLLGMAGRACAWGDGEESVGTDDPSRHELESGSVHGGQKRSPEADAALPRMTSKQTAVEDGTTARVMSGKRADDGAAPPTLLVAEATHRRAANSGELPMRMLDPAANASYKYNDRLRRESLDMFHQAGQGSAITIVAGSTARGGAATASAGSGARGSPDTPSRRRDSGDLESVCPPSEASVVWSVVTAEGAASGNFSSAASGCHYYFNDGDGETTRHAAAGGKINRRRRSNGGGLLMGCMSKRAVDAVGSASDVRLPAGGRAGAGGEVNGRDVTRRR, encoded by the coding sequence ATGAGTAACTTTTTGTCTCATATCCTTAACCTAAAAAGAATTTTACCCGCAAGAAacgtgggtaatgggtacccaCTGTCATCCCTATTCACGGCACAATGCACAAAATGTCCAGACATCACGGTCCCAACATTTAGGGCCGGTTTGGTGATATCCTCCGTGGTCCGTGCAAGCTCGTTCCACTCACCGGTCACCACACACACTCGTCACAGGAAAATTTGTGGCGTGAGAAGCTGGGCCGAGCAGAGGATGGACGGACGCAGAGCAGCACCGCCGCCGGCGTCGCGGATTAGTGGCTGGCACGCCGAGGACGAGTCCGAGCTGGGCGAGGAGGAGCTCGGTGTCTTCACCGCCGAGCGCTACTTCAACGGCGCCCTCGGCGCCGAGGAGGCTTTGTGGTGCGACCGCTCGTCGTCGTCGTTCTCGTCCGCGTTCAAGACATGGCAGCACGACGGGTCTGCCCCGACGCCGACGGCTGCCACCAGCTCGTCGGAGGCCAGCTGGAACAGCCGCTCTGCGCTTCTGCCTAACCGTCCGGCGATGGCAGTCCCCTCGCCCGTTGAGGGCAAGCCGGATTCCAGGACAGAGAGTGATCAGACCGGAAGAAAGGCACGCTCGTCGTCATCTCACCTGCGACGTTGGCTTCTCGGCATGGCAGGGCGCGCCTGCGCCTGGGGCGACGGCGAGGAGTCTGTGGGCACCGACGACCCGAGCCGGCATGAATTGGAGTCCGGCTCTGTTCACGGTGGCCAGAAACGCAGCCCCGAAGCGGATGCGGCGCTACCAAGAATGACGAGCAAGCAGACCGCCGTGGAGGACGGCACCACGGCGAGGGTGATGTCTGGCAAGAGGGCCGACGACGGCGCCGCACCACCTACCCTGCTGGTCGCGGAAGCTACGCACAGACGAGCTGCAAACTCCGGCGAATTGCCCATGAGGATGCTGGATCCGGCGGCGAACGCGTCGTACAAGTACAACGACCGGCTCCGGCGGGAATCTTTGGATATGTTTCACCAGGCAGGCCAAGGCTCTGCCATCACAATCGTGGCTGGAAGCACGGCGCGGGGTGGTGCCGCAACTGCAAGTGCAGGCAGCGGTGCTAGAGGAAGCCCCGACACACCAAGCAGGAGGCGCGACTCCGGCGATCTCGAGAGCGTGTGCCCGCCGAGCGAGGCGAGCGTGGTGTGGAGCGTGGTCACCGCGGAAGGCGCCGCGTCCGGCAACTTCTCCAGCGCGGCCTCTGGATGCCACTATTACTTCAACGACGGCGACGGAGAGACGACGCGGCACGCGGCGGCAGGAGGAAAGATCAACCGGAGGAGACGAAGCAACGGCGGCGGCTTGCTGATGGGCTGTATGTCCAAGAGGGCCGTCGACGCCGTCGGCTCCGCCTCGGACGTGCGTCTACCGGCCGGAGGTAGAGCCGGCGCCGGTGGCGAGGTGAACGGCCGAGACGTGACGCGCCGCCGGTAG